Proteins encoded by one window of Cylindrospermum stagnale PCC 7417:
- a CDS encoding tetratricopeptide repeat protein: MIEQVAAAFENKDYKTAAKLLKQLLTESPENPWVQFYLARLHEVSGKRQEAENLYRQLLRGTNINKIVMQARLGLQRLQEIQLEERQRAITQATAEPSNTELGLLILEPLSNEAKTLAVQKFAQIMQLDSYTARLVLPSRGWRLYRIGQVGELKFYGTQLQQAGIPCFWVTIAQIQQIQVFQVKYFPELAQKPTVVCSNQENQLGSLTFDWSEVTAKVMGLLPIFEEVVDVNFRRQLERKTKTQDYAQFCDLHLPGRNCILRLYDSSYEFQRGVEIAPQASQNTIRINWNSLLKQVEQQIPQVKEWSNFTSFAETVLDQTDTLHKIPSHIHLFRREQSNWDSAFHLYSGLVFAKSALNSNGAEE; this comes from the coding sequence ATGATTGAGCAAGTTGCTGCCGCCTTTGAAAACAAAGACTATAAAACCGCTGCCAAATTACTCAAACAGCTGTTAACCGAATCGCCAGAAAATCCTTGGGTGCAATTTTATCTTGCAAGACTGCATGAAGTTTCCGGAAAACGCCAAGAAGCGGAAAACCTTTATCGGCAACTGCTGCGTGGTACAAACATTAACAAAATAGTCATGCAAGCACGTCTTGGTTTGCAACGACTGCAAGAAATTCAGCTAGAAGAAAGACAAAGAGCCATTACCCAAGCAACTGCTGAACCCAGTAATACTGAATTAGGCTTACTAATCTTAGAACCACTGAGCAACGAAGCCAAAACCCTAGCTGTGCAAAAATTTGCCCAAATTATGCAGCTAGACTCCTACACCGCCAGGCTAGTTCTCCCAAGTCGCGGCTGGAGATTGTACCGCATTGGACAAGTCGGAGAACTCAAATTTTATGGTACACAGCTACAGCAGGCGGGTATTCCCTGCTTCTGGGTGACAATAGCTCAAATTCAGCAAATTCAAGTATTTCAAGTCAAATATTTCCCAGAACTTGCCCAAAAACCCACTGTTGTTTGCAGCAATCAAGAAAATCAACTTGGTTCTCTTACCTTTGACTGGTCAGAAGTCACAGCAAAAGTTATGGGACTATTGCCGATTTTTGAGGAAGTTGTTGATGTTAACTTCCGCCGGCAACTAGAACGCAAAACCAAAACCCAAGACTATGCCCAATTTTGTGATTTACACCTACCTGGCAGAAATTGCATTTTGCGACTTTATGACAGCAGCTATGAATTCCAGCGAGGTGTAGAAATCGCACCCCAAGCTAGCCAAAATACCATCAGAATTAATTGGAATAGCTTACTGAAACAAGTTGAGCAGCAAATACCTCAAGTCAAGGAATGGTCAAATTTCACGTCTTTTGCAGAGACAGTATTAGATCAAACAGATACGCTGCATAAAATCCCATCTCACATTCACCTGTTTCGTCGGGAACAAAGCAATTGGGACTCAGCTTTTCATTTATATAGTGGACTCGTATTTGCTAAAAGTGCGTTAAACAGTAATGGGGCAGAGGAATGA